CGGTGCCATTCTCCAAGTACTCGCAGACGAGTACGGATTCGGCTTGTTCGGTCAGTGCCGAGATCAGCACGTCCGAATGCGTGGTCACGATGAGCTGCGTCTTCTCCGACGCTTCCGTCAGCAGATCGGCGAGCAGCGACATGGCGTCGGGATGCAGTCCCAGTTCCGGCTCTTCGATACAAATAAGCGGTGCCGTTTCCGGGCTTAAGAGAATGGCCAGCAGCGCCAGAAAGCGCAGCGTGCCGTCCGACAGCCGCGTCGCGGCAACCGGCGCTTTCAGCCCTTCCTCGTGCAGGTAGACTTGCACTGCCCCGGCCGAGACCTTAGTGCTCAGGCGCTGGTAGCGAGGGAGGAACTTTCGCATGAGCTCGTTGAATCGTGACCACTCCGCCCGATGTTCCAGGTCGTTCAGCACCAATCCGAGATTGACGAGCTGTGGCAACAGCACGTCGGTCGGCAGGTTCGCCGGCTGTGCTGCGCGGAGTGCCGCGGAGCGTCCGAAACTCCACTCTCGAAACACCTGCATCGCCCCGAACCGCTTCGCGGTGGTCGTGATCTCCGGATACAGGTCCGGATCCTTCATTTGCGAGAAGATTGATTGCTGCGGATCGATATTCTCTCGTTTGAGCTTCCGTTGCTTGTACTCGCGATGGCTCACCGTGTCAGTCACGGTTTCGCTCACGTTGATTGCCGGACGACCTCGCTGAAACCGATAGTAGAACCGTACATCCTTTGCCTTGAGATCAGCCTTCTCCGCTTCTTCGAGCACCTCATCGACGATCTCAAGCCTGGTCGCGGACTCCGCGAATTCGATTGCGTACCGCAGTTCGGGGATGCCGTTGACCGGCGAAACGAGCGCCTCAATACGTGCGGTCGCCGTTCCCTTTCCTCCCCGCCAGATCCAGTCCGTCGGTGTGCCGCCGATGCGAATGGCGCCACTGAAATCGGCCGGCGTTGCGTGCAACAGCTCCATCGCTTCGATGAAATTGCTCTTGCCCACGCCGTTGGGACCGATGAGCACGTTGAGCTTGGTCAGCTCAATCTGTTCGCTCTTGGGCCCGAAGGACAGGAAGCCCTTCAGGTGAACCCCGTTCAGTAATGTCGATTTCATGTGAGAGCCCTCTCAGGCGTTTCTCGCCGCCTGTTTGAACGCGTTCGTGTAGTGCAGGTCGTTCCAACGGTTGCCGTCGAAATCGCCGCCGCCGGCGAAGTCGGTTCGGTGGGCGGCGTGTTGCTCGGGGTCACAGTTCCAGAACCACGGGTAATCTGTCTTTGAGCGGTTAGGTTCCTTGCCGCGGTCCTTGTCCCACTTGATGTTGGGCTTGAACCGCAGGATGCCGGCACCCTTGCGGCCAACATCTTTAGCCAGCAGGAACGGACGGATGTTAAGTCGCACGCCGTCGTTGATGTCCGGCTCCCAGCCGATCGGCTGTTCGCGCAGCGGCTTCCAGCGGACGAAGATGTCGTACGGCGGCTCGCCGGCGAGGATGCTTTCGAGTTCGGCCTTCAGATCGAGTGCCGCTGCCAGCCGTGCTTCGGCGCCAGGCTTGCCATCGTTGACCTGGTCCTTCTGATCCTTGATCCAGTCGCCAAGGTACGCGTGGGTCAGCGCCGTCTGCAGTCGCCGGCCCGCGCCACCAGGGGCGGCGAGCTTGTGATAATTGACCAACGCGGAGAAACCGTCTTTCCGGCCGTCCCAGATGTGCCAGATGAACGGACGATGGTGGAAGAGCCCACAATGTTCCTGAAAGAACTCATCCCGGAGCCAGGCGTTCAGGTCACGGTCGGCCTTGACACCGCATGCTGCCAGCAGGGCCGCCAATCGGTCGGCTGCGCTGCGCTCCCCGCGAACGGGAGGAATGCAGACGACGCCGTCGTCATCCGCGAACTGGGCCACCTCCCCGCACCTTTCAACCAGTGCTCGAGCCCGCTTGCTCAACCGCATCTTTTCGTCGAGTTCCGCCGGCCAGCGGTAGCCCAGCAGCCGTGCGACTGCGACCTGGAGCACCGTGCCCTCCTGCGCCTCATCCGGCCGCCCGTGGAAGAGCCATTGCGTCGGGTCGTCGCTCTCTGGTTCGGGCAGGCCGTCGGGATATTCTTCTGCCGCAATCCGTTGCCAATAGCTCAAATCGAATATCACCTTAGTCAGTGATGCATTGGACACCTTCAGTGATCGATCGACCTTGCGGATTGCGTCGCAGTACAGTTCCGAATAGCAGAATGCCCAGATGGCAGGAAGATGCTCCGTCTTCTTAGGAGAAATGATCGACACGCTGTTGTCGTAAGCATCACCACCATAGATTGTGACAGGAAGATCGCCCATCTGGCTCACTGCAACTCCGGGTCGATCCCACGCGAGACTTCCACGAAATGGATCTTGTGACACCTCCTTCATGCGTCCATTACCATCTTCCCAGTGAATCGCTTGGCTTCGCCCTCCAAAGTACTGTCGATCGACTACTGTGCTTTGGAAGAACCGCCAGTTGTCAGTTAGTTGTGGTAGCTCCCAAAACACTCTTCCGAATTGAGGAAGATCGCCGGTAGTCATACCTTGATACGCTCTGGCATAGTCATCCAGGAGTTCGGGGGCTTCGGCATCGTCGAACGAAATCCGCTGGTCACGCCGGTTAATCTGCGCTTCCTGCGATACAAGAGATATTTGTGCCACCTTCGCTGCTTTAGCTTTCGATTGGGCCGGTGCCACATCGGACACGTCGATGCCGAAGAATCTCCCGCCTAGTAATGTAGTGGTGTCCACTGCGAATAGGGCAACATTCACAACCGCACCGCTTATCGTGTCAAACGCTCCAGTCCCCAGGCGAACCAAAAAGTGCCATCTCCCGGCGCGGAGCAATAGGCGGCGCACCGGCTCCTGCGATGCTGAATAGAGCCATCCTTGGGGGAGGACAGTTGAGGTGCAGCCCCCATTAACGCAGAAGGCTAAACACCGCTGCATAAATGCAATTGCCAGATCTGCACGGGCCTGACCGGTCATTCGTTTGATGTGTGACTTGAGTAGACTTGCCTGATTTCCGCTACCCAGGAATGGCACGTTCGTGATAACGAGCGTGTAATCGCCGGCCAGGAGATCGGCCGCCCTCACCATGCCGGATGCGGCGATGGCTCGCTCGCGGGTCTCATCGTCGGCCTTCTCGGCCTTGAGGATCGCCGCGAGGTACGGCTTGATCGTCTCGTAGTCGGCCGCAATAAGGTCCGTCGGAAGCTCGGTAGGGTCGATGAGCGATCCTAGAATCGGCGCCTGCGAGAAGAGCCGGTGCAGGTTCAGCAGGCCTTCCTTGATCGCCTGACGACCGAGCGTTGGCATGGGAACACCGGATTGCTCGGCCAGTACAATCCACTCGTCCGCCGTGGCGTGCGGACCTATTCCACTGCATGCGACATTCAAGGCGGGCAATTCGATGGCCTTGCCCGCCATCCGCCAGGCAGTCAGTGCCAAGTTGAATGCGGCGATCTGGCAGCAGCGGCCGTCAATCTCAAGGCCAAACAGATTCTCTGCCAGGACCGACCGGATGGCGTCGTCCAGCGACAGGCCATCTTCGGTCATGCGCAGCCGGACCAGCAAGTCAAACGCCGCGACGAGGAAGTGTCCGCTGCCGCAGCAGGGGTCGAGAACCTTGAGGTCCTTGGTCTCGCGCGGCCAACCGTCGAATGTGCCGGCTGCCGGCCGCCACGGGCCGGTCGGCTCGCCGTTCTCATCTCCCTCCTGCTGTTCGCGTACGAAGCGCAGGTACTCGAAGTCGTAGCCGCCCTGGGAATTGAGCCGCACGGCAGCACTAAGCTTCTGCTCGCTCGTCGCATTGGCCGCCAGCTCTGGACGCGCGGCTAGCGCCTTGCCGGCATGCCAGGCCCCGATCGTGTTGTGCAGCAGGAAGAGCACCATGTAGTGCTCGGTGAAGAGCTGCGTGACGGCCGGCAATGTCTCGCCGGTGATCTTCTCGCCCGACGCGTTCACGCGGTCCTTTTCTTCGGCCTGCCAGAACTGATAGACCCAGCCCAGACTGTCATCCGCCCTGAACGTCGCCGGCGGGAGTGATTCAAGGAGCTGCTCCAATTCGAGCGTGCGTTCCCGTGGCAGCGCCACGGCGAGCACCGGATCATCGACACGGAAGATCTGCGGCAGCATGCCCTGGGCGAATCGGCTTGCCAGCTCCCACTTGTCGAGCCCGGCCTCGCGGGCGAGCTCCTCGACATCGTCCAGACTGACCGAGACGTTGTGCTCTGGATGGATCAGCAACTCGTTTTCGGCCAGAAACCGGGCGAACAGCATCCGGTGCCAGTGCTCGTACGCGCACTCCCGCACCAAACGCGTAATCTCCTGCGCTCCTTGGGCGTTCCGGCCGTCGCCAAGCTGCTTGGCGTGTGCCCGAAGGCGAGCCCGAAGCTGCTGGCCCGACTTATCAAGATGAGCACCCGACCTGGCCTCGTGCACGGTTAATGATTCAATGGCCGACCTGGCCCCGCGCTCGGCAATCACGCGTGCCTTTTTGACGACGGCTTCAAGCTCGCCACGGAGACCGTTTTCGAGTGGAGGCATGACGGGTTTCTCTCAATCAGCCAATAATGACTGGCCCCTCGTTCACTTTCGCGAGCAGTACCCGCTCCTGGTCGGCCAGCCAGGCCTTCACATCGTCCGGCGTCTTCAACGTGCCGCTGCTGAGGTGAACCCGCTGCGTCTTGGGCTCAAGCAGCTTCGCCGCTTTCATGGCCGCATTGGCGAACCGATTCGGCAGAGCGTCAGTTTTGTCCTTCCACGCGGACACCGGCGTCGCATCAAGCGTCACAAGCAGCGATTCGTCCGAACCCACGTCGATGGTGGGCACGTCGGCGATGGCCTCTTCGCTGAGAATCTGCTCGCGTTGGCCCTTATTGATCTTCTGCCAGCAATCATTGGCTTCGAGCTTGGCCAACTCCTCGGCGTGGCGATTCTTCAGTTGGGTGTGCGCATCGGACACGACCGTACGCAATACGCCGGCGGCCTTCTTGACCAGCGGTTTGACGTGGTCGGTCCCATCGAGCAGCAGGCGATTATCCTCAACACCCCTACTCCCCGTACGAATCTCGTCGAATTCGGGCAAAGCGGTCGCGTGAGTCTCCATGCGTTTCAGCAGGACCCAGCCAGGTCGCCGCTTGTCGGCCAGTTCGGCCGCGGCCTTCCAGTCCTTGGCGTTGGCCTTCAGTGCATCGAGGTCGGCGAGCATCTTCACCAGCCGTTCGTTGCCGGCCAGACTGCGAAGGTCGGCCAGATGGACCGTCTTGGGCCGTTCCGGGAGCGGGGGTTCGCCGCCGGCCCGTTCCGACAGCTTTTCCAACACATCGAGAAACTCGCTCGACTTGATGGTCAGGTCATCGGAGGTTTTGGCGCTGAGGCCGGCTTCCTGGAAGAGCCCGCGGAGCTTGATCTTGTCCTGGGCACTGAGTGTCGCGGTTTCCACGCGGAACTCGGCCTTGCCGGCCTTGGCCTGGTCGAGTTGCCCGGCCACGAGCGCATTGCCGGCGTACCGGGCGGTCAGGTGGCCGGTCGCGTGCAGGCAGATCAAGGCGCCGTCGATGGCATCCTGCGGCCAGCCGTACGGGCTTTCGCCCAGTTCCTTTCGCACGGCCCGGCCCTCGGCGCCGGAACCGACGATTCGCATCACTTCCTTGCAGACCGGGTGCTGCTCGGTCGCGGCGGTCCAGTTGATCGCTTCAAGCGGGGAGTCGGAGCCGGTCTTTGCCCGGCTGATGGCCACCGCCCAATTCTTGTGGTCGCCGTCGCGGAATCGGGGGAAAAGCCGGTCCAGGGCATCCTCGGCGGCGCTGCGAATCTTCTCTTCAACGGTCAATTCGTGCTGCTCGGTCCCGCCGCCCTTGTAGACGCGGGCACGACCGACAATCTCCGTGATGAGGCTGTCACGGCGCCGCACCGCATCTTCCATGCGGGCCTGCATGGCGTTGCGGGCTTCCTTGCCCTCGTCCGTGCCGGGGATACCCTTCAGGTCAAGCGTCTCTTTGGCGCCCTGATACTGGATGATCTGATTGCGCAAAGCCTCATCATCCTGCTTCGGCACGAAAACAAAGACGATCGGGCTGTCATTGCCGGCCGCACGGGCGGCATCAAGCACGCTCTTCGCGCTGCAGTTCCATTCATCCCGTACCCAGACGGGGATTTCCGCGCCGTTCACTTCGGGGGGATCGTCGCCGAAATGGATGTTGATCTTGCGGGCGATCTTGCTTTCGCCCTGGATGAGTTTGACGCCTTTGACGGCGGTGGCCGCGGAGTCGCGGATTAGGGCATCGCGGGCGTGGTAGATTTCACCCGTGTTGTTCTGCAGCCGGCTCTTCTTGGCCCGGAACTCCTTGTCCCACTCCGAGTACTCTTTGGTCTGAAGGTTGTATTCCTCATGGTCCTTGAGCAGGACTCCCTCTTCAACGAGTTTGTCCAGCAGGGGCGGCAGGTCCCTTCGGATAACAGCGCCGCCGTCCTTTAGGTCCCCGACCAGGAGATCCGCGAGCATCTCACACGTGGCGCGAATACCCAGGTCAACGCTGCCATCGCGCGGCAGCCGTCGGATCAGGAAGACCAGGCCACATACACGTCTTGCCAGCTTGCCCTGTTCGGTACCGTCGTCCAGCTTCCGAATCGTCTCGTCCAACTCACGAAGCAGGACGCCTTGCTGAACCATCCCGGCCTGAAGCTGCTCGAAGATGTAGTCGCCGGAGATCACTGTGCCGACCGGCTGATCCGCCAGGTCGCGGATGGCATCGTGGATGATTCGGAGCTGCGCACGAAGCATGCTGCTCGTGCCGCTCGGGTCCACCGCACGAAGCACGGCTTCCCAGAAACGCCGTCGCGTGGGAAGCAGCGGATAGTCGATGCCGAGAAGCTTACGGTCCTCAGTCCGCGGTCCGATGCGCGTCCCGGCGAGTTGTCGCTCAATCTCGCCGGCGTACGAGTCCAGCTTGGCCTTCAACTCGGGCAGCTTGTCCGGCTTCTTGCTCAGTAGAACCTTCCGCGTGACCGCCTCGACGTCCTGGTCCTGAAGCTCGATGTTGATGGTGAACCGGGCCAGCAATTTGGTGAGTTGGCGAGTGTCGGCGCCGAGCGCACTTTGGCCGGCCCCGACCAACAGCACGCGGCAGCCCATTTCCTTCGACAGGGCCTCTGCGATCTCGACCACGCTGGTTGCCCGCCCGTCGTCCGTCGCGATGTACTGCTGCACTTCGTCGAGCAGGAGAATCGTGCAGGGGATCTGCCCGCCGGTTAGCAGGACCTCCTTGGTCGTGGCCAGGAATTCGGCGGTCGTGATATCGCCGGGTTGATTGAACTGCTTTTTGAGCAGCTCTCGAACGGCCTTGCGATCGCCATAACCGGGGTCCACTTCCACCAGCGCGTCGTGGAGGATGGGGCTGACGTACAGGTTGTTCAGCTCCCGGATGAAATCCTTCCCCTTGGATTCGACCTGCGCCTTGACTGAATCGAAGAAACCATTCTGTTTCAGGTAGAGGCAGAACTTCGCCTGGGCGTAGGTCTCAGGCAGGCCCTGCGACCGGAGAATGATGCCGAGAACCGCGAGCCGAACACTCTCCATCCCGCCGGCCGGAAGCGTGCCGGACGCTGCGTGGAGGCCTCCGAAGCGGCGCCCCTGCGTGTCCAGTTCCTTGAGGGCGTCCTCGATCTCGCCCGGCAGGTCGGGGACCAGCGTTCGCGCGGTGGCACCGTCCTCCGGGAACTCCGTGTTCACCCAGAGGTGATGGAGCATCTTGAGCATGTGGGACTTGCCGGAGCCGTAGAAGCCCGACACCCACGCGGCTGGTTGCTGACTGCTGCCCAGATTGCCGAGAAACGACTCCAGCATCCGGATGATGCCATCAGCGTATTTGCCTTCGCAGACGAAATGGGAAAGCTCCTCGCGCAGCACCCTGCGTTCCTGCTCGGTTCGTCCTTCGGTAATGCGCGCCTGGCCGTTGTTAATCAGCTCGCTGACCGCCGGATCACGAACAAACAGTTCACGGTTCTTCATTGATCAACATCTCCTTGGTGCAGGGTGATGGGCACCGCGAGATAGTTCCAACCATCGCGTGCATCGAGTAACCGATAGTTGTTTTCTTCGTACTCGCCCGGGAAGAACAGCACCAGCCGGCCGCGGATGTCGGCTTCGACTGCGCGGAGCACCGTGGATATCCGCGTGAATCCGTAGAGGGCGGCCGCTCCGAACACCCCGACGACCGTGCGTGAATCGACATCGGGTGACGTGACGCACTGGCGCAGCTTATCGACGACGAAGGCTGTGAACTCCGAGTCCAGCTTCATCTCGATGTCTTCGGGACACTCGAAATAGGCTTCCCGGTAGTCGTCCGCCGCCATCCAGTCTGGAAAGAGGTTGGTGAAGTCAAATTCTCTCCAGCTATACCCGGCGGAACGCGTACGGACCTCGAAATCGTGGCGTCGAGCCCGCAGCTTTCGTTCATCCTCTTTGGGATAAACGATCATGATTGTGCGCTCAGCACCGGTCAGGTTGCGCTGCCAAAGTGGAGCGATGTGCCGTTCGTACCGATCAGCGAGTTCGTCAATCCGTCCCATGGCTCATCCGGATCTCGTCGGGAGTCAAAACCGATGAAAAGTCAACCTCAATCACGCCGCCGCCATGCCTAAGGTTAAG
The sequence above is drawn from the Phycisphaerae bacterium genome and encodes:
- a CDS encoding AAA family ATPase, whose amino-acid sequence is MKSTLLNGVHLKGFLSFGPKSEQIELTKLNVLIGPNGVGKSNFIEAMELLHATPADFSGAIRIGGTPTDWIWRGGKGTATARIEALVSPVNGIPELRYAIEFAESATRLEIVDEVLEEAEKADLKAKDVRFYYRFQRGRPAINVSETVTDTVSHREYKQRKLKRENIDPQQSIFSQMKDPDLYPEITTTAKRFGAMQVFREWSFGRSAALRAAQPANLPTDVLLPQLVNLGLVLNDLEHRAEWSRFNELMRKFLPRYQRLSTKVSAGAVQVYLHEEGLKAPVAATRLSDGTLRFLALLAILLSPETAPLICIEEPELGLHPDAMSLLADLLTEASEKTQLIVTTHSDVLISALTEQAESVLVCEYLENGTELRRLESAKLKHWMAKYRLGEVWRLGKLGGNLW
- a CDS encoding N-6 DNA methylase is translated as MPPLENGLRGELEAVVKKARVIAERGARSAIESLTVHEARSGAHLDKSGQQLRARLRAHAKQLGDGRNAQGAQEITRLVRECAYEHWHRMLFARFLAENELLIHPEHNVSVSLDDVEELAREAGLDKWELASRFAQGMLPQIFRVDDPVLAVALPRERTLELEQLLESLPPATFRADDSLGWVYQFWQAEEKDRVNASGEKITGETLPAVTQLFTEHYMVLFLLHNTIGAWHAGKALAARPELAANATSEQKLSAAVRLNSQGGYDFEYLRFVREQQEGDENGEPTGPWRPAAGTFDGWPRETKDLKVLDPCCGSGHFLVAAFDLLVRLRMTEDGLSLDDAIRSVLAENLFGLEIDGRCCQIAAFNLALTAWRMAGKAIELPALNVACSGIGPHATADEWIVLAEQSGVPMPTLGRQAIKEGLLNLHRLFSQAPILGSLIDPTELPTDLIAADYETIKPYLAAILKAEKADDETRERAIAASGMVRAADLLAGDYTLVITNVPFLGSGNQASLLKSHIKRMTGQARADLAIAFMQRCLAFCVNGGCTSTVLPQGWLYSASQEPVRRLLLRAGRWHFLVRLGTGAFDTISGAVVNVALFAVDTTTLLGGRFFGIDVSDVAPAQSKAKAAKVAQISLVSQEAQINRRDQRISFDDAEAPELLDDYARAYQGMTTGDLPQFGRVFWELPQLTDNWRFFQSTVVDRQYFGGRSQAIHWEDGNGRMKEVSQDPFRGSLAWDRPGVAVSQMGDLPVTIYGGDAYDNSVSIISPKKTEHLPAIWAFCYSELYCDAIRKVDRSLKVSNASLTKVIFDLSYWQRIAAEEYPDGLPEPESDDPTQWLFHGRPDEAQEGTVLQVAVARLLGYRWPAELDEKMRLSKRARALVERCGEVAQFADDDGVVCIPPVRGERSAADRLAALLAACGVKADRDLNAWLRDEFFQEHCGLFHHRPFIWHIWDGRKDGFSALVNYHKLAAPGGAGRRLQTALTHAYLGDWIKDQKDQVNDGKPGAEARLAAALDLKAELESILAGEPPYDIFVRWKPLREQPIGWEPDINDGVRLNIRPFLLAKDVGRKGAGILRFKPNIKWDKDRGKEPNRSKTDYPWFWNCDPEQHAAHRTDFAGGGDFDGNRWNDLHYTNAFKQAARNA
- the brxC gene encoding BREX system P-loop protein BrxC — encoded protein: MKNRELFVRDPAVSELINNGQARITEGRTEQERRVLREELSHFVCEGKYADGIIRMLESFLGNLGSSQQPAAWVSGFYGSGKSHMLKMLHHLWVNTEFPEDGATARTLVPDLPGEIEDALKELDTQGRRFGGLHAASGTLPAGGMESVRLAVLGIILRSQGLPETYAQAKFCLYLKQNGFFDSVKAQVESKGKDFIRELNNLYVSPILHDALVEVDPGYGDRKAVRELLKKQFNQPGDITTAEFLATTKEVLLTGGQIPCTILLLDEVQQYIATDDGRATSVVEIAEALSKEMGCRVLLVGAGQSALGADTRQLTKLLARFTINIELQDQDVEAVTRKVLLSKKPDKLPELKAKLDSYAGEIERQLAGTRIGPRTEDRKLLGIDYPLLPTRRRFWEAVLRAVDPSGTSSMLRAQLRIIHDAIRDLADQPVGTVISGDYIFEQLQAGMVQQGVLLRELDETIRKLDDGTEQGKLARRVCGLVFLIRRLPRDGSVDLGIRATCEMLADLLVGDLKDGGAVIRRDLPPLLDKLVEEGVLLKDHEEYNLQTKEYSEWDKEFRAKKSRLQNNTGEIYHARDALIRDSAATAVKGVKLIQGESKIARKINIHFGDDPPEVNGAEIPVWVRDEWNCSAKSVLDAARAAGNDSPIVFVFVPKQDDEALRNQIIQYQGAKETLDLKGIPGTDEGKEARNAMQARMEDAVRRRDSLITEIVGRARVYKGGGTEQHELTVEEKIRSAAEDALDRLFPRFRDGDHKNWAVAISRAKTGSDSPLEAINWTAATEQHPVCKEVMRIVGSGAEGRAVRKELGESPYGWPQDAIDGALICLHATGHLTARYAGNALVAGQLDQAKAGKAEFRVETATLSAQDKIKLRGLFQEAGLSAKTSDDLTIKSSEFLDVLEKLSERAGGEPPLPERPKTVHLADLRSLAGNERLVKMLADLDALKANAKDWKAAAELADKRRPGWVLLKRMETHATALPEFDEIRTGSRGVEDNRLLLDGTDHVKPLVKKAAGVLRTVVSDAHTQLKNRHAEELAKLEANDCWQKINKGQREQILSEEAIADVPTIDVGSDESLLVTLDATPVSAWKDKTDALPNRFANAAMKAAKLLEPKTQRVHLSSGTLKTPDDVKAWLADQERVLLAKVNEGPVIIG
- a CDS encoding DUF1788 domain-containing protein — its product is MGRIDELADRYERHIAPLWQRNLTGAERTIMIVYPKEDERKLRARRHDFEVRTRSAGYSWREFDFTNLFPDWMAADDYREAYFECPEDIEMKLDSEFTAFVVDKLRQCVTSPDVDSRTVVGVFGAAALYGFTRISTVLRAVEADIRGRLVLFFPGEYEENNYRLLDARDGWNYLAVPITLHQGDVDQ